A genomic region of Bdellovibrionales bacterium contains the following coding sequences:
- a CDS encoding tetratricopeptide repeat protein — protein sequence MRQHHWVIFLLIFLVTPRTILGSEAEFNKDLSSLESYQAAIQSYQQGHIAKAQEQFLLSLEKSPDNTFVLYNLGLTDYQLGKYGRALGAWRKALYFDPNFSLAKKAIAAAIKEKGPIQPDALSSWEIMRREVVLNFSLNESLAAAAIMLLLGGIFLIRYLAQRRQAFKLELSLPPTPYLGILSSVLFLVFVALSLLRAFDYFSPRATVISGHIDIRSGPSGDDASLFEILEGHEVIVKKVAGDWVQVAYPGGLTGWTEKSVLFHHSGKNPW from the coding sequence ATGCGACAACATCATTGGGTTATTTTTTTGCTGATTTTTTTGGTGACTCCAAGAACTATTCTTGGAAGCGAAGCTGAATTTAACAAGGATCTCTCCAGTTTAGAGTCCTATCAGGCCGCTATTCAAAGTTACCAACAAGGCCATATAGCTAAAGCTCAAGAGCAGTTCTTGCTGTCTTTAGAAAAATCACCAGACAATACCTTCGTCCTCTACAACTTGGGTCTAACAGACTACCAACTTGGCAAATATGGACGAGCTTTAGGAGCTTGGCGCAAAGCATTATATTTTGATCCTAATTTTTCATTGGCCAAAAAGGCGATTGCTGCAGCAATAAAAGAAAAGGGACCGATTCAGCCGGACGCTCTTTCGAGCTGGGAAATTATGCGCAGAGAAGTCGTCTTAAATTTTTCATTGAATGAATCCTTGGCAGCGGCCGCAATTATGCTGCTTCTCGGAGGAATCTTTCTGATTCGATACTTAGCCCAAAGACGTCAGGCCTTTAAATTGGAATTGTCGCTGCCACCAACTCCCTATTTGGGCATTTTATCTTCTGTGTTGTTTTTGGTTTTTGTTGCCCTTTCTCTTCTTCGAGCATTCGATTATTTTTCCCCTCGCGCAACGGTTATTTCAGGACATATCGATATTCGTTCCGGACCGAGTGGTGATGATGCGAGCCTATTCGAAATTTTAGAAGGCCACGAGGTTATTGTCAAAAAGGTTGCTGGAGACTGGGTCCAGGTCGCTTATCCGGGAGGCCTCACCGGCTGGACTGAAAAATCTGTGCTCTTTCATCAC